The following coding sequences are from one Streptomyces sp. NBC_01232 window:
- a CDS encoding alpha/beta fold hydrolase: MNPQFGNGVPLIFDDLGPRDGAPVILIHGHPFNRTMWAPQTAALTAAGYRVITPDLRGYGESPVVPGKALLADLADDLAALLARLGIEQVVVGGVSMGGQITMEVRLRHPGLVRAMVLSDTSPVPETPDGAKIRRETAERLIAEGMRPYAEEVIDKMLAPYNVTAMPGTAARVSAMMCATDPEGAAAALRGRAERPDYRPVLAEAVEPCLVLVGADDVYTPVAEAEALHALLPHSALTVIEGAGHLPGLERPDAFNRALLDFLSGL, from the coding sequence ATGAACCCCCAATTTGGCAATGGCGTGCCACTGATTTTCGACGACTTGGGTCCCCGCGACGGAGCGCCCGTAATCCTGATCCACGGACATCCCTTCAACCGCACGATGTGGGCCCCCCAGACGGCCGCGCTGACGGCCGCCGGGTACCGCGTGATCACGCCTGACCTGCGGGGATACGGGGAAAGTCCGGTGGTCCCGGGCAAGGCTCTCCTGGCGGATCTCGCGGACGATCTCGCCGCCCTGCTCGCCCGCCTGGGTATCGAACAGGTGGTCGTCGGCGGTGTGTCCATGGGAGGTCAGATCACGATGGAGGTTCGACTGCGCCACCCGGGTCTGGTACGGGCGATGGTGCTGTCCGACACCTCCCCGGTACCGGAGACGCCGGACGGTGCGAAGATCCGCCGGGAGACCGCCGAACGGCTGATCGCGGAAGGCATGCGGCCCTACGCCGAAGAGGTCATCGACAAGATGCTGGCGCCCTACAACGTGACCGCCATGCCCGGGACGGCCGCCCGGGTGAGCGCCATGATGTGCGCGACCGACCCCGAGGGCGCCGCCGCGGCGCTGCGCGGCCGGGCCGAGCGCCCCGACTACCGGCCCGTGCTCGCGGAGGCCGTCGAGCCCTGCCTGGTGCTCGTCGGCGCGGACGACGTCTACACCCCGGTGGCGGAGGCCGAGGCCCTTCACGCGCTGCTGCCCCATTCGGCGCTCACCGTCATCGAGGGAGCGGGCCATCTGCCGGGCCTGGAGCGGCCGGACGCCTTCAACCGGGCCCTGCTGGACTTCCTCTCCGGTCTCTGA
- a CDS encoding VOC family protein — translation MLRGFATINFWADDLEAAKAWYTELLGIAPYFERPGYAEFRIGDYQHELGIVDRRYAPPGAAKNPGGAVAYWAVDDLPAVRQRLLDLGAEEYQPVTAHGDAGFVTAAVTDPFGNVLGIMRNPHYLEVLEGATPDPA, via the coding sequence ATGCTGCGAGGGTTTGCGACGATCAACTTCTGGGCCGACGACCTGGAGGCCGCGAAGGCCTGGTACACCGAGCTCCTCGGGATCGCCCCGTACTTCGAGCGGCCCGGGTACGCAGAGTTCCGCATCGGCGACTACCAGCACGAGCTGGGCATCGTCGACCGCCGCTACGCCCCGCCGGGCGCGGCCAAGAACCCGGGCGGCGCGGTGGCCTACTGGGCGGTCGACGATCTTCCCGCGGTCCGGCAGCGGCTGCTGGACCTGGGCGCCGAGGAGTACCAGCCGGTGACCGCGCACGGGGACGCGGGCTTCGTCACCGCGGCCGTCACCGATCCCTTCGGCAACGTGCTGGGCATCATGCGCAACCCGCACTACCTGGAGGTCCTCGAAGGGGCGACCCCCGACCCGGCCTGA
- a CDS encoding (2Fe-2S)-binding protein, translating into MDDVLRRLAAVGPFFTVPCGTEPPGPGFRPLTALYGERLGPYVAEVGRRIGSGPGRVAASTAQFGIVSRLWSLGLGCAALAGRVPDLSADRVWWRLPDAGSLQLWLPDPGPGLPAEALGENVLANLAVLDEGLRERFGVSPKVLRGNAASGLVGALRVLIDRVPSGAAVELAAALLADGGALAGTGTFLHEEGLGVAFVRRSCCLYYRVPGGGLCGDCVLRTGRRTA; encoded by the coding sequence ATGGACGACGTACTGCGGCGACTGGCCGCCGTGGGGCCCTTCTTCACCGTCCCCTGCGGGACGGAGCCGCCCGGCCCCGGCTTCCGGCCCCTGACCGCGCTGTACGGGGAGCGGCTCGGGCCCTACGTGGCCGAGGTGGGCCGGCGGATCGGCAGCGGCCCCGGCCGGGTGGCCGCCTCGACCGCGCAGTTCGGGATCGTCTCCCGGCTCTGGTCGCTGGGGCTCGGGTGCGCGGCACTGGCGGGCCGCGTACCGGACCTGTCCGCCGACCGGGTGTGGTGGCGGCTGCCGGACGCGGGGTCGCTCCAGCTGTGGCTGCCCGACCCCGGCCCGGGCCTGCCGGCCGAGGCGCTCGGGGAGAACGTCCTCGCGAACCTGGCCGTGCTCGACGAGGGCCTGCGGGAGCGCTTCGGGGTCTCGCCGAAGGTCCTGCGGGGCAACGCGGCGTCCGGGCTCGTCGGGGCGCTGCGCGTGCTGATCGACCGGGTGCCGTCCGGCGCGGCCGTGGAACTGGCGGCCGCCCTGCTGGCCGACGGCGGAGCGCTGGCGGGCACCGGCACCTTCCTCCACGAGGAGGGGCTCGGGGTGGCCTTCGTGCGGCGCAGTTGCTGCCTGTACTACCGGGTGCCCGGGGGCGGGCTCTGCGGGGACTGCGTACTGCGGACCGGGCGGCGAACCGCCTGA
- a CDS encoding alpha/beta hydrolase family protein encodes MTARTPHQPSALTRRAALTGLAAGAGALAVGGGARTAAAAPVPAPEAADPTPGAMKLFDDPGFNFAGLLALGAAGMRASEVGEVLTAVNSINAAGLSEQTFSDTFRAWGDRLAAPPAAGRHGHDAPSQTRRFRSLRAAQYYGQALFYVLGTDHPGDEEAVYLAGRKAWDTFTRLCSPAAVRAKVPYGKTHLPVWFFRPDGPERPRPTVILTNGSDGQNVDMWTYGVAAALGRGWNALVYDGPGQGQLLFVEEIPFTTRWEKVVGPLIDWLDERKDVDSGRIAITGLSMGGNLVARAAAFEHRLAAVACQPGCVNPWLGFDAELRAIITPDKEETNRVWNEEVVPELTPQLAFTVKKRFEIFSREALRQAREGIVLTDIWTPAQVAMGLDITKVVAKIKAPTLVLDYDFELFYPGQPRQMYDLLRTRREYVKLTEATGAQLHCSPMAPQQHCDVVFDWLADVLQR; translated from the coding sequence ATGACCGCTCGCACACCGCACCAGCCCTCCGCACTCACCCGCCGCGCGGCCCTGACCGGGCTCGCAGCGGGAGCCGGGGCTCTCGCCGTCGGGGGCGGGGCCCGCACCGCGGCCGCCGCGCCCGTGCCGGCTCCCGAGGCCGCCGATCCCACACCCGGGGCGATGAAGCTCTTCGACGATCCCGGCTTCAACTTCGCGGGGCTGCTCGCACTGGGCGCCGCCGGGATGCGCGCCTCGGAGGTGGGCGAGGTACTGACCGCGGTCAACTCCATCAACGCGGCCGGACTGTCCGAGCAGACGTTCAGCGACACCTTCCGCGCCTGGGGGGACCGGCTCGCCGCGCCCCCGGCCGCCGGCCGCCACGGCCACGACGCCCCCTCGCAGACGCGCCGCTTCCGGTCCCTGCGCGCCGCCCAGTACTACGGGCAGGCGCTGTTCTACGTACTCGGCACCGACCACCCCGGTGACGAGGAGGCGGTCTACCTGGCCGGGCGCAAGGCCTGGGACACCTTCACCCGGCTCTGCTCACCGGCCGCCGTCCGCGCGAAGGTCCCGTACGGCAAGACGCACCTGCCGGTGTGGTTCTTCCGCCCGGACGGTCCCGAGCGGCCGCGCCCCACCGTGATCCTCACCAACGGCAGCGACGGCCAGAACGTGGACATGTGGACCTACGGCGTGGCCGCCGCCCTCGGCCGGGGCTGGAACGCCCTCGTCTACGACGGGCCGGGCCAGGGGCAGCTGCTGTTCGTGGAGGAGATCCCCTTCACCACCCGCTGGGAGAAGGTCGTCGGCCCGCTCATCGACTGGCTGGACGAGCGCAAGGACGTGGACAGCGGCCGGATCGCGATCACCGGCCTCAGCATGGGCGGCAACCTCGTCGCCCGCGCCGCCGCCTTCGAGCACCGGCTCGCGGCCGTCGCCTGCCAGCCCGGATGCGTGAACCCGTGGCTGGGGTTCGACGCGGAACTGCGCGCGATCATCACGCCCGACAAGGAGGAGACCAACCGGGTCTGGAACGAGGAGGTCGTCCCGGAGCTGACGCCGCAGCTCGCCTTCACCGTCAAGAAGCGCTTCGAGATCTTCTCCAGGGAGGCGCTGCGCCAGGCCCGCGAGGGCATCGTTCTGACGGACATCTGGACACCGGCGCAGGTGGCCATGGGCCTCGACATCACGAAGGTGGTGGCGAAGATCAAGGCCCCGACGCTCGTCCTGGACTACGACTTCGAGCTGTTCTACCCGGGGCAGCCGCGGCAGATGTACGACCTGCTGCGCACGCGCCGCGAGTACGTGAAACTGACGGAGGCCACCGGGGCGCAGTTGCACTGCTCCCCGATGGCCCCGCAGCAGCACTGCGACGTCGTCTTCGACTGGCTCGCCGACGTCCTGCAGCGCTAG
- a CDS encoding S8 family peptidase, whose protein sequence is MLAATLGAALAFGAPAALAGTAPVSPSGSSAPAPAAAPKAAAPTSQSATWVAGTRAYLVITAPGDTTAVRNAVTANGGTVFQYYDAIGVITAHSASASFATTMRGVSGVQQVGATRTSDVPADAYNPALPANPAQSTTPSGEPVRADMTQIKADQAWAVTTGSATVKVGILDTGVDDQHQDLAPNFNAADSASCAYGKPDARTGAWRDVGTHGTHVAGTVAAAKNGKGVIGVAPGVKISSVRIAEPNSSLFFAENTVCGFMWAGDHGFKVTNNSYYTDPWQFNCPDNADQAAIIEGVKRAQEYAEGKGSLQVAAAGNSNLDLANKTTDTESPNDSTPVTRTITNACLDIPTELPGVVTVSAMGTTAKASYSNYGLNVVDVTAPGGDATGIYSTLPGGKYGSMSGTSMASPHVAGVAALLVSTNPGITPAQLRDKLATQANDVACPSDSRCKGTTAKNGFFGEGQVDALKAVGSTPPPGKYFENTADFAISDNGTVESPVTVSGVTGNAPATLKVGVNIVHTYIGDLKVDLVAPDGTVYTVHNRSGGSTDNINQVYTVNASSEVANGTWKLRVNDNAGGDIGKVDSWNLTF, encoded by the coding sequence GTGCTGGCCGCCACGCTCGGCGCGGCACTCGCGTTCGGAGCCCCCGCCGCACTCGCCGGCACCGCTCCGGTTTCTCCGTCCGGCTCCTCGGCCCCCGCCCCCGCGGCGGCCCCCAAGGCCGCGGCCCCGACCTCCCAGAGTGCGACCTGGGTTGCCGGCACCCGCGCCTATCTCGTGATCACCGCCCCCGGTGACACCACGGCGGTCCGCAACGCCGTCACCGCCAACGGCGGCACGGTGTTCCAGTACTACGACGCCATCGGGGTCATCACCGCCCACTCGGCCTCCGCCTCCTTCGCCACCACCATGCGCGGTGTGAGCGGGGTCCAGCAGGTCGGCGCCACCCGCACCTCGGACGTGCCGGCGGACGCCTACAACCCGGCGCTGCCCGCCAACCCGGCGCAGTCCACGACGCCTTCGGGCGAGCCGGTCCGCGCCGACATGACGCAGATCAAGGCCGACCAGGCCTGGGCCGTCACCACCGGTTCGGCCACCGTCAAGGTCGGCATCCTGGACACCGGTGTGGACGACCAGCACCAGGACCTGGCCCCGAACTTCAACGCCGCGGACTCCGCGTCCTGCGCCTACGGCAAGCCGGACGCCCGTACCGGCGCCTGGCGGGACGTCGGCACCCACGGCACGCACGTGGCCGGTACGGTCGCGGCCGCGAAGAACGGCAAGGGCGTCATCGGCGTGGCCCCGGGCGTGAAGATCTCCTCGGTGCGCATCGCCGAGCCGAACTCCTCGCTCTTCTTCGCCGAGAACACCGTCTGCGGCTTCATGTGGGCCGGTGACCACGGCTTCAAGGTCACCAACAACAGCTACTACACGGACCCGTGGCAGTTCAACTGCCCGGACAACGCCGACCAGGCCGCGATCATCGAGGGCGTCAAGCGCGCCCAGGAGTACGCGGAGGGCAAGGGCTCGCTGCAGGTCGCGGCGGCCGGCAACTCCAACCTCGACCTGGCCAACAAGACGACCGACACCGAGAGCCCGAACGACTCGACGCCGGTCACCCGCACCATCACCAACGCCTGCCTCGACATCCCGACCGAGCTCCCGGGCGTGGTCACGGTCTCGGCGATGGGCACCACCGCGAAGGCCTCGTACTCCAACTACGGTCTGAACGTCGTCGACGTGACGGCCCCCGGCGGAGACGCCACCGGCATCTACAGCACCCTGCCGGGCGGCAAGTACGGCAGCATGAGCGGTACGTCTATGGCGTCCCCGCACGTCGCCGGTGTGGCGGCCCTGCTGGTCAGCACCAACCCGGGCATCACCCCGGCGCAGCTGCGCGACAAGCTGGCCACCCAGGCCAACGACGTCGCCTGCCCGTCGGACAGTCGCTGCAAGGGCACCACGGCGAAGAACGGCTTCTTCGGCGAGGGCCAGGTCGACGCGCTGAAGGCCGTCGGCAGCACCCCGCCGCCCGGCAAGTACTTCGAGAACACCGCCGACTTCGCCATCAGCGACAACGGCACCGTGGAGAGCCCGGTCACCGTCAGCGGTGTCACCGGCAACGCTCCGGCCACCCTCAAGGTGGGCGTGAACATCGTGCACACCTACATCGGTGACCTGAAGGTCGACCTGGTCGCGCCGGACGGCACCGTCTACACCGTGCACAACCGCTCGGGCGGCAGCACCGACAACATCAACCAGGTCTACACCGTCAACGCCTCCTCCGAGGTCGCGAACGGCACCTGGAAGCTGCGGGTCAACGACAACGCCGGCGGCGACATCGGCAAGGTCGACTCCTGGAACCTGACCTTCTAG
- a CDS encoding cation:dicarboxylate symporter family transporter, with translation MAARRDRTHYLYIAVIGAVLLGIAVGFAAPGVAVELKPLGTGFVNLIKMMISPVIFCTIVLGIGSVRKAAKVGAVGGLALGYFMVMSTVALAIGLLVGNLLDPGSGLHLTEAARSAGEAQAKAGGAESTPEFLLGIIPTTLVSAFTGGEVLQTLLVALLCGFALQAMGAAGEPVLRGIGHIQKLVFRVLAMIMWAAPVGAFGAIAAVVGATGIDALKSLAVIMIGFYTTCLLFVFVVLGTLLRVCTGVSVFSLLRYLGREFLLILSTSSSESALPRLIAKMEHLGVSRPVTGITVPTGYSFNLDGTAIYLTMSSLFVAEAMGTPLALGEQISLLLFMIIASKGAAGVTGAGLATLAGGLQSHRPELVDGVGLIVGIDRFMSEARALTNFAGNAVATVLIGTWTKEFDHERATEVLAGRLPFDESTLVDDGHVAEPAEPGRSAGHTGSAGSTASAEAAGTAHSVPLPSDSPKDGVPV, from the coding sequence GTGGCCGCCAGACGCGACAGAACGCACTATCTCTACATCGCGGTGATCGGCGCGGTGCTGCTCGGCATCGCCGTCGGCTTCGCCGCCCCCGGCGTGGCCGTGGAGCTCAAACCGCTGGGCACCGGCTTCGTCAACCTCATCAAGATGATGATCTCGCCCGTGATCTTCTGCACGATCGTGCTGGGCATCGGGTCCGTACGCAAGGCCGCCAAGGTGGGCGCCGTGGGCGGACTCGCCCTCGGCTACTTCATGGTCATGTCCACGGTGGCACTCGCCATCGGCCTGCTGGTCGGCAACCTGCTGGACCCGGGCAGCGGACTGCACCTGACCGAGGCCGCACGCAGTGCGGGCGAGGCGCAAGCCAAGGCGGGCGGGGCCGAGAGCACGCCGGAGTTCCTGCTCGGGATCATCCCGACCACGCTGGTGTCCGCCTTCACCGGGGGCGAGGTGCTGCAGACGCTGCTGGTGGCGCTGCTCTGCGGGTTCGCGCTGCAGGCCATGGGCGCGGCGGGCGAGCCGGTGCTGCGGGGCATCGGGCACATCCAGAAGCTGGTGTTCCGGGTGCTCGCGATGATCATGTGGGCGGCTCCGGTCGGTGCCTTCGGGGCGATCGCGGCGGTGGTCGGGGCAACCGGCATCGACGCGCTGAAGTCCCTCGCCGTCATCATGATCGGCTTCTACACCACCTGTCTGCTCTTCGTGTTCGTCGTCCTCGGCACGCTGCTTCGGGTGTGCACCGGGGTCAGCGTCTTCTCCCTGCTGCGCTACCTCGGCCGGGAGTTCCTGCTGATCCTCTCGACCTCCTCCTCGGAGTCGGCGCTGCCGCGGCTGATCGCGAAGATGGAGCACCTGGGGGTGTCCCGGCCGGTCACCGGCATCACGGTGCCGACCGGCTACTCCTTCAACCTGGACGGGACCGCGATCTATCTGACGATGTCCTCGTTGTTCGTCGCCGAGGCGATGGGCACGCCGCTCGCGCTGGGCGAGCAGATCTCACTCCTGCTGTTCATGATCATCGCCTCGAAGGGTGCGGCCGGGGTCACCGGCGCGGGCCTGGCCACCCTCGCCGGCGGACTGCAGTCGCACCGGCCCGAACTGGTGGACGGCGTCGGCCTGATCGTGGGCATCGACCGGTTCATGAGCGAGGCGCGGGCCCTGACGAACTTCGCGGGCAACGCGGTCGCGACGGTGCTCATCGGGACGTGGACGAAGGAGTTCGACCACGAGCGGGCCACCGAAGTCCTGGCGGGCCGGCTGCCGTTCGACGAGAGCACGCTGGTGGACGACGGGCACGTGGCCGAGCCGGCCGAACCGGGGCGGTCCGCCGGGCACACCGGCTCCGCCGGATCCACCGCATCGGCCGAGGCCGCGGGAACTGCGCATTCGGTGCCGCTGCCCTCGGACAGCCCCAAGGACGGGGTGCCGGTCTAA
- a CDS encoding sensor histidine kinase translates to MQVLLVAVVVAGCAVFAYATARGQAEEAARRQAGAVAHAVADSPSVREAVRGAARGIDPSTELQPYAQKVRADSGVAFVTIMSPEGRRWTHPDPRRIGESFMGNTAPALRGETFSETYTGTLGPSIRVVTPLRDDGRIVGLVSAGITVRAISDRLATQLSALAWVAGGALALGGLGTYIVNARLRRHTHGMNATELSQMYAYHQAALHGVREGLLMLDGQRRITLINDAGRELLGLPGEVTGTGVADLGLPAPITGALLADRPRVDEVHLTADRVLVVNSSPVAGGGRRGTVVTLRDHTELQALTGELDHERGFTQALRSQAHEAANRLHTVVSLIELGRADEAVDFATAELELAQALTDEVVTAVGEPVLVALLLGKAAQAHERGVELVVTADSRSLAEGGGLPPARDLVTVLGNLIDNAVDALTAVPGARIAVTLRPEPDELLLRVADNGPGLPEGVDVFRRGWSGKGEGRGLGLALVRQVAERYGGEVVAAQGPGGGAEFTVRLPIVSAPAPAPAPAPAPAAGPGGPR, encoded by the coding sequence ATGCAGGTGCTGCTGGTCGCCGTGGTCGTCGCGGGCTGCGCCGTCTTCGCGTACGCCACCGCCCGCGGACAGGCCGAGGAGGCCGCCCGCCGCCAGGCCGGGGCCGTGGCCCACGCGGTCGCCGACTCGCCGTCCGTGCGCGAAGCGGTACGCGGAGCGGCGCGCGGGATCGACCCGTCCACCGAGCTCCAGCCCTACGCCCAGAAGGTCCGCGCGGACTCCGGGGTGGCCTTCGTGACGATCATGTCCCCCGAGGGGCGGCGCTGGACCCACCCCGACCCGCGCCGGATCGGTGAGTCCTTCATGGGCAACACGGCCCCCGCGCTGCGTGGTGAGACCTTCAGCGAGACGTACACCGGCACCCTCGGCCCCTCCATCCGCGTGGTCACCCCGCTCCGGGACGACGGCCGGATCGTCGGCCTGGTCAGCGCGGGCATCACCGTCCGTGCCATCAGCGACCGGCTCGCCACCCAGCTCTCCGCCCTCGCCTGGGTGGCCGGCGGCGCGCTCGCCCTCGGCGGACTGGGCACGTACATCGTCAACGCGCGGCTGCGCCGGCACACCCACGGCATGAACGCGACCGAGCTCAGCCAGATGTACGCCTACCACCAGGCGGCCCTGCACGGGGTCCGTGAGGGGCTGCTGATGCTCGACGGGCAGCGCAGGATCACCCTGATCAACGACGCCGGGCGCGAGCTGCTGGGACTGCCGGGCGAGGTCACCGGCACCGGGGTCGCCGACCTCGGTCTGCCCGCCCCGATCACCGGGGCCCTGCTCGCCGACCGGCCCCGGGTGGACGAAGTGCACCTGACCGCGGACCGGGTGCTCGTGGTCAACAGCTCACCGGTCGCCGGCGGAGGCCGCCGCGGCACCGTGGTCACCTTGCGCGACCACACGGAACTGCAGGCACTGACCGGTGAACTGGACCACGAGCGCGGCTTCACCCAGGCACTGCGCTCCCAGGCCCACGAGGCGGCCAACAGGCTGCACACCGTGGTCTCGCTCATCGAACTCGGCCGTGCGGACGAGGCGGTCGACTTCGCGACCGCCGAGCTGGAACTCGCCCAGGCCCTCACCGACGAGGTGGTCACGGCGGTGGGGGAGCCGGTGCTGGTGGCGCTGCTGCTGGGCAAGGCCGCCCAGGCGCACGAGCGGGGCGTCGAGCTGGTGGTCACCGCCGACAGCCGCAGTCTCGCCGAAGGGGGCGGGCTGCCGCCGGCCCGGGACCTGGTCACCGTGCTCGGCAATCTCATCGACAACGCGGTCGACGCGCTCACCGCCGTACCGGGCGCCCGGATCGCGGTGACCCTGCGGCCCGAGCCGGACGAGCTGCTGCTGCGGGTCGCGGACAACGGGCCCGGACTGCCCGAGGGGGTGGACGTCTTCCGCCGGGGCTGGTCCGGCAAGGGGGAGGGCCGGGGCCTCGGCCTCGCGCTGGTCCGGCAGGTGGCCGAGCGCTACGGGGGCGAGGTGGTCGCGGCGCAGGGCCCGGGCGGCGGCGCGGAGTTCACGGTCCGCCTCCCGATCGTCTCGGCACCCGCACCCGCACCCGCACCCGCGCCCGCGCCCGCCGCGGGGCCGGGGGGTCCGCGATGA
- a CDS encoding response regulator, which produces MSGAEVRVLVIEDDPVAADAHALYIGRVPGFTAVGAVHSLAEATRFLDRNRVDLLLLDLGLPDGHGLRFARGLRAAGHPVDVIVVTSARDLAVVRESVSLGVVQYVLKPFAFPTLRERLLRYAEFRQAAGEAAGQDDVDRAMAALRAPRPAELPKGLSAPTLDRVAALLRAATEGLTSAAAAEAAGISRITARRYLEHLVDTGRADRTPRYGQVGRPELHYRWLAAATGSVSKV; this is translated from the coding sequence ATGAGCGGCGCCGAGGTCCGCGTGCTGGTCATCGAGGACGACCCGGTGGCGGCCGACGCGCACGCCCTCTACATCGGCCGGGTGCCGGGCTTCACCGCTGTCGGCGCCGTCCACTCCCTCGCCGAGGCCACCCGGTTCCTGGACCGGAACCGGGTCGACCTGCTGCTGCTCGACCTCGGTCTGCCCGACGGGCACGGGCTGCGCTTCGCACGCGGACTGCGCGCCGCAGGGCATCCCGTCGACGTGATCGTGGTGACCTCCGCACGGGACCTGGCCGTGGTCCGCGAGAGCGTCTCCCTCGGGGTGGTCCAGTACGTACTGAAGCCCTTCGCCTTCCCCACCCTGCGCGAACGGCTCCTGCGCTACGCCGAGTTCCGCCAGGCGGCGGGTGAGGCGGCCGGCCAGGACGACGTGGACCGGGCGATGGCGGCCCTGCGCGCACCCCGCCCGGCCGAACTCCCCAAGGGGCTGAGCGCGCCGACGCTGGACCGGGTCGCCGCCCTGCTGAGGGCGGCGACCGAGGGACTGACCTCGGCGGCGGCGGCCGAGGCGGCCGGGATCTCCCGGATCACTGCCCGCCGCTACCTGGAGCACCTGGTGGACACCGGCCGCGCGGACCGCACCCCCCGGTACGGCCAGGTCGGCCGCCCCGAACTGCACTACCGCTGGCTGGCGGCGGCGACCGGCTCGGTGTCGAAGGTGTAG
- the melC2 gene encoding tyrosinase MelC2: MTVRKNQATLTPEEKRAFTSALLELKRNGSYDRFVTTHNGFIMGDTDSGDRVGHRSPSFLPWHRRFLLEFEEALQKVDANVALPYWDWTADRTSRSSLWAPDFLGGTGRARDGQVMDGPFAYSTGRWNINVRVDGRSYLRRDLGTSVAQLPTRAEVDSVLAMPVYDMAPWNSSSQGFRNHLEGWRGANLHNRVHVWVGGQMSTGVSPNDPVFWMHHAFIDKLWADWQAKHPQSTYLPGAGTQNVVDLNDTMRPWNNVSPADMLDHRKFYTFDTEPVAAASQR, translated from the coding sequence ATGACCGTACGCAAGAACCAGGCCACGCTGACCCCCGAGGAGAAGCGCGCCTTCACCTCGGCCCTGCTGGAGCTCAAGCGCAACGGCAGCTACGACCGCTTCGTCACGACCCACAACGGCTTCATCATGGGCGACACCGACTCGGGCGACCGCGTCGGCCACCGTTCCCCCTCCTTCCTGCCGTGGCACCGGCGCTTCCTCCTGGAGTTCGAGGAGGCGCTGCAGAAAGTGGACGCGAACGTCGCGCTGCCGTACTGGGACTGGACCGCCGACCGCACCTCCCGCTCCTCCCTCTGGGCCCCCGACTTCCTCGGCGGCACCGGACGGGCCCGGGACGGGCAGGTCATGGACGGCCCGTTCGCGTACTCGACGGGCCGGTGGAACATAAACGTCCGGGTGGACGGACGCTCCTACCTGCGACGCGATCTCGGCACGTCCGTCGCCCAGCTGCCGACCAGGGCCGAGGTGGACTCCGTACTCGCCATGCCGGTCTACGACATGGCGCCCTGGAACAGCTCCTCCCAGGGGTTCCGCAACCACCTGGAGGGCTGGCGCGGCGCCAACCTGCACAACCGGGTGCACGTGTGGGTCGGCGGGCAGATGTCCACCGGGGTCTCCCCCAACGACCCGGTGTTCTGGATGCACCACGCCTTCATCGACAAGCTGTGGGCCGACTGGCAGGCCAAGCACCCCCAGTCCACCTACCTGCCGGGTGCGGGCACGCAGAACGTCGTCGACCTCAACGACACCATGCGGCCCTGGAACAACGTGAGCCCGGCGGACATGCTGGACCACCGGAAGTTCTACACCTTCGACACCGAGCCGGTCGCCGCCGCCAGCCAGCGGTAG
- the melC1 gene encoding apotyrosinase chaperone MelC1 yields MKKITRRQALGTTAGALTVLGLTAAAGATNAAATPSEPTTPGTVDEVYKGRRIQITAGGGGHHGGHHSPGQPTVRIDGRELHIMRNADGTWISVINHYETFSDPKLLARAAVRDLQGAALVPFGGAA; encoded by the coding sequence ATGAAGAAGATCACTCGCCGTCAGGCCTTGGGGACAACCGCCGGTGCACTCACCGTCCTTGGTCTGACCGCCGCCGCCGGCGCCACGAACGCCGCCGCGACTCCCTCCGAGCCCACCACCCCGGGCACGGTCGACGAGGTCTACAAGGGCCGTCGTATCCAGATCACCGCAGGTGGTGGTGGCCATCACGGAGGCCATCACTCGCCGGGCCAACCGACCGTCCGGATAGACGGCAGAGAACTCCACATCATGCGCAACGCCGATGGCACCTGGATCAGCGTGATCAACCACTACGAGACCTTCTCCGACCCGAAGCTGCTCGCCCGCGCCGCCGTCCGCGATCTCCAGGGCGCCGCCCTCGTCCCCTTCGGAGGTGCGGCATGA